A genomic segment from Tuwongella immobilis encodes:
- a CDS encoding PVC-type heme-binding CxxCH protein yields MVRFLFMGLLALFASSVTSPQAGAQTPKPPADSHRLRILFLGDNGHHRPADRFRQLLPVMEQRGIELVYTDRVDSLTPQRLAKFDGLMVYANIDTIAPEPEQAILNFVEQGHGLIALHCASYCFRNSPKLVALMGGQFQRHGTGVFRVESAIGEHPLLHDFDSFESWDETYVHTLHNDTNRTVLEYRREGNQREPWTWVRTEGKGRVFYTAWGHDERTWSHAGFHNLVERGVRWAVGEDLSKVPAYRDRPKMTQPQATAKPFTYSPATIPFYPKSDTWGVSAPPIKQMQDPLSATDSMTHLVHPNDFVVRLFASEEQLGGKPLCMNWDHQGRLWAAITVDYPNELQPAGKGRDRIVIAEDTTGDGLADRVTTFADGLSIPTSMTFARGGLVVHAAPDTLLLTDTNGDGKADKREVLFTGWGTNDTHAGPSNLQYGLDNQLYGIVGYSGYHGEVHGEAHDFRQGFYRFQPDGSRLEFLRSTNNNSWGVGISEEGLIFGSTANGCPSVFLGIPNRVYERVRGWSATVLPNIALENRYQPITDKVRQVDWHGGFTSAAGHALYTARTYPMEYWNRTAFVSDPTGHLTATFVLQPAGSNFIARYGWNLLASQDEWTAPIAAEVGPDGCVWVIDWYNYIVQHNPTPVGFKTGKGNAYETPLRDQKRGRIYRLVPRQSPNLPVSDWSLKDATPEKLVQTLKHTNFFWRRHAQRLLVERGNPDVAAALEGLIADQTVDAIGLNPAAIHALWTLHGLKLLDGSRPQSLHAVESAVQHPSAGVRRNAVQLISASRLTHLTKQRQLLLTDRDPQVRLAAYLALAELDPSAEIAQEILAQLNQAEVRADRQWRDALTAAAARHDVPFLSAALGQSTLDPEVLAIVGIVAEHLARGGDSGSISQLLTALPETPNAMGLARLVNGLNQGWPRGKVPPFTPEAVARLQKIIERAPATTQSTLVRLATRWKIPGITERIQSVRKQLLESIVQSDRPEAERLAAIREFIGLSVDDTAALTELVQLLTPKLEPALAQGMIQSLTAAESPDLGRTLAQRIPSLPPAARQSVFRTLLARPQWTPALLEALEKNTVPSSELAIDQKQSLSNHPQAEIARRAKAIFGRAGGLPNANRQQVIAELFPKVKDGGDPVAGKLIFTQNCSSCHRHGDIGQAIGPELTGMAVHPREELLVHILDPNASVEGNFRMTTVALEDGRLLSGLIAGESRTAIELVDTQGKRYSIARDDIESLTASSQSLMPEGFEKQINPVQMKDLLAFLTRRSKYIPLRLDKVATAVSTRGMFYDADAGIERLVLSDWSPKTVEGVPFVLIDPKQDTVPNIVMLNGPTGYLPPKMPKSVTIPCATTIRQLHLLSGVGGWSFPASQRKSVSLIVRLHYADGTTEDQSFRNGEHFADYIRRVDVPGSKFAFSARDGQQMRYLTVTPKRTAPLKEIEFVKGNDATAPLILSVTAELPE; encoded by the coding sequence ATGGTTCGCTTTCTTTTCATGGGATTGCTGGCCCTCTTCGCCAGTTCGGTTACGTCACCGCAGGCGGGTGCACAAACACCCAAACCACCAGCCGATTCGCATCGATTGCGGATTCTCTTTCTGGGCGACAATGGCCACCATCGGCCGGCGGATCGCTTCCGGCAATTGCTCCCGGTGATGGAACAGCGTGGCATTGAATTGGTCTATACCGACCGAGTCGATTCGCTGACACCACAACGACTTGCGAAATTTGATGGGCTGATGGTTTATGCCAATATCGACACCATCGCCCCCGAACCCGAGCAGGCGATTCTCAACTTCGTCGAACAAGGTCACGGGCTAATTGCGCTGCACTGTGCCTCGTACTGTTTTCGCAATTCGCCGAAGCTGGTCGCGCTGATGGGCGGCCAGTTTCAGCGTCACGGAACGGGCGTGTTCCGCGTGGAGTCGGCCATCGGTGAGCATCCGCTGCTGCACGATTTCGACAGCTTTGAAAGCTGGGACGAAACCTATGTGCATACGCTGCATAATGATACGAATCGCACCGTGCTGGAATATCGCCGGGAAGGCAACCAGCGTGAGCCGTGGACGTGGGTGCGGACAGAAGGCAAAGGCCGGGTCTTTTACACCGCCTGGGGGCATGATGAACGCACCTGGAGTCATGCCGGGTTTCACAATCTGGTGGAGCGCGGCGTGCGTTGGGCAGTCGGGGAAGATCTCTCGAAGGTACCCGCGTATCGGGATCGTCCGAAGATGACTCAACCGCAGGCCACCGCCAAGCCGTTTACCTATTCCCCCGCGACGATTCCATTTTACCCCAAGAGCGATACCTGGGGCGTTTCTGCACCGCCGATCAAGCAGATGCAAGATCCCCTGTCGGCAACGGATTCGATGACGCATCTCGTGCATCCCAACGACTTTGTGGTTCGTCTGTTCGCCTCGGAAGAACAGCTTGGCGGCAAACCACTCTGCATGAATTGGGACCATCAGGGGCGATTGTGGGCCGCCATCACGGTGGATTACCCCAACGAACTTCAGCCTGCGGGGAAAGGGCGGGATCGCATCGTCATTGCCGAAGACACCACCGGCGATGGCCTGGCCGATCGCGTGACGACCTTTGCCGACGGGTTGAGCATACCCACGTCCATGACCTTCGCTCGCGGCGGTCTGGTGGTGCATGCGGCCCCGGATACGCTGCTGCTGACCGACACCAACGGCGACGGCAAAGCCGACAAGCGCGAGGTGCTGTTCACCGGCTGGGGCACCAACGACACCCACGCCGGGCCGAGCAATCTGCAATACGGGCTGGATAACCAACTGTACGGCATTGTGGGATACAGTGGTTATCATGGCGAAGTACACGGTGAAGCACACGACTTCCGCCAGGGCTTCTATCGCTTCCAGCCGGATGGCTCGCGGCTCGAATTTCTGCGCAGTACCAACAACAACTCCTGGGGGGTGGGCATCTCGGAAGAAGGGCTGATTTTCGGCTCCACCGCGAATGGTTGTCCGAGCGTGTTTCTTGGGATTCCGAATCGGGTCTACGAGCGCGTGCGCGGCTGGTCCGCGACGGTGCTGCCGAATATCGCCCTGGAAAATCGCTATCAGCCGATCACCGACAAAGTGCGGCAAGTCGATTGGCACGGCGGGTTTACGTCGGCGGCAGGGCACGCATTGTACACCGCCCGCACCTACCCGATGGAATACTGGAATCGCACCGCGTTTGTCAGCGATCCAACCGGGCACCTGACCGCCACGTTTGTGCTGCAACCGGCGGGTTCGAATTTCATCGCCCGATACGGCTGGAATCTGCTCGCCTCGCAGGATGAATGGACGGCACCGATTGCGGCCGAAGTTGGGCCGGATGGCTGTGTCTGGGTCATCGATTGGTACAACTACATTGTGCAGCACAATCCCACGCCGGTGGGCTTCAAGACCGGCAAGGGCAATGCCTATGAGACACCGCTGCGGGACCAAAAACGCGGTCGCATCTATCGGCTTGTCCCCCGCCAATCGCCGAATCTCCCGGTATCGGATTGGTCGCTGAAGGATGCCACCCCAGAAAAGCTCGTGCAGACGTTGAAGCACACGAATTTCTTCTGGCGACGACATGCCCAACGATTGCTGGTGGAACGCGGCAACCCCGATGTGGCGGCGGCACTGGAAGGGCTGATCGCCGATCAAACGGTGGATGCCATCGGATTGAATCCGGCCGCGATTCATGCGTTGTGGACGCTCCACGGCCTGAAATTGCTCGACGGTTCGCGGCCGCAATCGCTGCATGCGGTGGAATCGGCGGTGCAGCATCCCTCGGCGGGGGTCCGTCGCAATGCGGTGCAACTGATTTCGGCGTCACGGCTTACGCACCTGACGAAGCAACGACAACTCCTGCTCACCGACCGCGATCCCCAGGTGCGATTGGCGGCGTATTTGGCCTTGGCCGAACTCGACCCCAGCGCGGAAATCGCCCAGGAGATTCTCGCCCAACTCAATCAAGCCGAAGTCCGAGCCGACCGGCAATGGCGAGATGCGTTGACTGCCGCCGCCGCTCGACACGATGTCCCCTTTCTGAGCGCGGCATTGGGCCAATCCACACTCGATCCCGAAGTGCTTGCCATTGTGGGGATTGTGGCAGAACACCTGGCTCGCGGAGGAGACAGCGGGAGCATCAGCCAACTGCTGACCGCCCTACCCGAAACGCCGAACGCGATGGGGTTAGCCCGATTGGTCAACGGCCTGAATCAGGGCTGGCCACGCGGGAAAGTCCCGCCGTTCACCCCCGAGGCAGTCGCTCGCCTTCAAAAGATCATCGAACGCGCGCCAGCCACCACGCAAAGCACGCTCGTGCGATTGGCCACCCGTTGGAAAATCCCCGGCATCACCGAGCGCATCCAGTCGGTCCGCAAGCAGTTGCTGGAATCGATTGTACAGTCCGATCGCCCGGAGGCCGAACGACTTGCGGCAATTCGGGAGTTCATCGGTCTGAGTGTCGATGACACGGCCGCGCTCACGGAATTGGTGCAACTGCTGACGCCGAAACTCGAACCCGCGTTGGCCCAAGGGATGATCCAAAGCCTGACGGCCGCAGAATCGCCCGACTTGGGCCGCACCTTGGCGCAGCGGATTCCGAGTCTGCCGCCCGCAGCGCGGCAATCGGTGTTTCGCACCCTGCTCGCCCGTCCGCAGTGGACGCCCGCGCTGCTGGAAGCGCTGGAAAAGAACACGGTTCCCAGTAGCGAACTGGCGATCGACCAGAAGCAATCGCTGAGTAACCACCCGCAGGCGGAAATCGCCCGCCGCGCGAAGGCGATTTTTGGCCGGGCCGGGGGGCTGCCCAACGCCAATCGCCAGCAAGTGATTGCCGAGTTGTTCCCGAAGGTGAAAGACGGCGGCGACCCGGTCGCGGGCAAACTCATCTTCACCCAGAATTGCAGCAGTTGCCACCGTCACGGCGACATCGGCCAAGCGATTGGGCCGGAACTCACGGGCATGGCCGTCCACCCGCGTGAAGAGTTGCTGGTGCATATTCTCGACCCGAACGCATCGGTGGAAGGCAACTTCCGCATGACCACCGTGGCGCTCGAAGATGGCCGCTTGCTCTCCGGCCTGATCGCCGGGGAAAGTCGCACGGCCATCGAATTAGTCGATACGCAGGGCAAGCGCTATTCCATTGCCCGAGACGACATCGAATCGCTGACCGCATCATCGCAATCGCTGATGCCTGAAGGGTTTGAGAAGCAAATCAATCCCGTGCAGATGAAAGACCTGCTGGCGTTCCTGACCCGCCGCAGCAAGTACATTCCGCTGCGGCTGGACAAGGTGGCCACCGCCGTCAGCACGCGCGGAATGTTCTACGATGCCGATGCCGGAATCGAACGGCTCGTGCTGTCCGATTGGTCGCCCAAGACCGTCGAAGGCGTGCCGTTTGTGCTGATCGATCCCAAGCAAGACACGGTGCCGAACATCGTCATGCTCAACGGCCCGACGGGGTATCTGCCGCCGAAGATGCCAAAGTCGGTGACGATTCCGTGTGCCACGACGATTCGCCAACTGCACCTGCTTAGCGGTGTGGGCGGCTGGTCGTTCCCCGCCAGCCAGCGAAAATCCGTGTCGCTGATTGTGCGGCTGCACTATGCCGATGGCACAACCGAAGATCAATCGTTCCGCAACGGGGAACACTTCGCGGATTACATTCGTCGGGTGGATGTGCCCGGATCGAAATTCGCCTTCAGCGCACGGGATGGGCAGCAGATGCGCTATCTGACCGTGACCCCGAAACGCACCGCGCCGCTCAAGGAAATTGAATTCGTAAAAGGCAACGACGCTACCGCTCCGCTGATTCTCTCCGTCACTGCAGAGCTGCCGGAGTAA